In Rhinoraja longicauda isolate Sanriku21f chromosome 13, sRhiLon1.1, whole genome shotgun sequence, one genomic interval encodes:
- the mrps22 gene encoding small ribosomal subunit protein mS22 codes for MAALRTTRRVVQSARLVADVERLCARGVRGRSPGEAEVKAAGLRKPQFMDEEVQNMLGRITGLNLEKVFKPKKQQLKPPQYKLFTDEQLDEARHEAMEVAKVLLRMPPILDERETICDVLTEDKILDGLEVAKYVFTDITYDIPHGERFIVVREPNGVLRKAIWDERDRMIQMYFPREGRRIIPPPIFKNENLLVVFAQERFEDILDLCLVQFEPNSADYIRVHHQTHEYIDKHNKYDLLRSTRHFGGLVWYLGNRMRIDGLLIDMIQRDLMDDAVSVVQLYHMLHPECQSAKETNIQQAKGIELIKVFSHTDSKKGSYLELALQVYQEAISSSADQDAQRKEQN; via the exons ATGGCAGCGCTCAGGACAACGCGGAGAGTCGTTCAGAGCGCTCGGCTCGTTGCAGACGTGGAGCGACTGTGTGCCCGGGGTGTGCGCGGGCGGAGTCCCGGGGAAGCCG AGGTGAAAGCCGCAGGTCTCAGGAAACCTCAGTTCATGGATGAAGAGGTTCAGAATATGCTCGGCAGAATAACGGGCTTGAATCTGGAGAAGGTCTTCAAGCCAAAGAAGCAGCAACTGAAGCCACCTCAATACAAACTATTCACTGACGAGCAGCTCGATGAG GCTCGGCATGAAGCGATGGAAGTCGCAAAAGTGCTACTCCGAATGCCACCCATCCTGGACGAAAGGGAAACAATTTGCGACGTCCTCACAGAAGACAAAATTCTTGACGGTTTGGAAGTGGCTAAATACGTCTTCACAGATATAACATATGACATTCCACATGGA GAGCGATTTATTGTGGTGAGAGAGCCTAATGGAGTTCTGCGCAAAGCGATCTGGGACGAACGGGATCGGATGATCCAGATGTACTTTCCCCGCGAGGGTCGAAGGATTATTCCACCGCCCATTTTTAAGAATGAAAATCTATTG GTCGTTTTTGCTCAGGAACGTTTTGAAGACATTCTTGATCTCTGTCTCGTCCAATTTGAGCCAAATTCTGCTGATTACATCAGA GTTCACCACCAGACACATGAATATATTGATAAACATAACAAGTATGATCTTCTCCGTTCAACGAGACACTTTGGAGGTTTGGTGTGGTACCTGGGCAACAGGATGAGAATTGATGGTTTACTAATCGACATGATTCAAAGAGATCT AATGGATGATGCTGTAAGTGTGGTTCAGCTGTATCACATGTTGCACCCAGAGTGCCAGTCAGCAAAAGAAACAAACATACAGCAGGCCAAGGGTATTGAACTGATTAAG GTATTTTCGCATACTGACTCCAAGAAGGGAAGCTATCTTGAATTAGCTTTGCAAGTTTATCAGGAAGCAATCAGTAGCTCGGCTGATCAAGATGCACAGAGAAAAGAACAAAACTGA